The Mesomycoplasma hyopneumoniae J genome contains the following window.
TTTTCCACAATATATAAAGCGCATTTTTAATTTGTCTCTTATAGTAATTACGTTTGACTGCGTTTGCAAACTTTTTTGGTACTGAAATCCCAATCTCAAAAAAATCACTTTTCACATAATAAAATATAAGATAATTAGTGACAATTTGATTTTTTTTGTTAATTATTGCTTGAAATTCCCAATTTTTTTTAATACTACGAATTTT
Protein-coding sequences here:
- the rnpA gene encoding ribonuclease P protein component: MQKIRSIKKNWEFQAIINKKNQIVTNYLIFYYVKSDFFEIGISVPKKFANAVKRNYYKRQIKNALYILWKKGEIFLNFRVVLIARKNFLPLSFETKYQKLAKIFKELKRNEK